Sequence from the Methylosinus sp. H3A genome:
CGTGCTGGGCGAACGCGTCCTTTACGCGACATTCTATCCGGTGGTGACCATAGCGGCGCTTTTCGGCGGACTGGTCTCCGGTTCTTCGGCGGCCCTCGCAGCGGCCCTGATGGCGCATTTATGGTTCGGCCCTCTTTCCGCCCCGGGCGACTGGCTGGGCTTGGGTATATTCTTGACGAGTTGCGTAATGATCTCCTGCGCAGCCGAAATGCTGCACCGCACATGGAAAAGAATGTCGGAGGCCGAGCTTCGGCAATCCCAGGCGGAGCGGCTCTATCTAATGCGCCAGGAGCGTCTTACCGCTATGGGCGGCATGGCGGCCGCGCTCGCTCACGAACTCAATCAACCGCTCGCCGCCACGGCGATTTACCTCAAGGCGGCGAAACGGCTAGCGATACTGCCGGAGAACCGGCGTTCCGCGTCGGTCGCGGACACGCTGGATCTGGCTACCGAACAGATCATGCGCGCGGGGCAGATCATCAGCCACATGCGGCAATTCGCCGATTTCGGAGAGTCCGACAAGACGATCTGCAGCTTGAACAGACTGGTCGATGAGGCGCTCGACCTCTCGTCAGAGGCGCTAAAGGAGGCCAACGTCGCCGTAACTCTCGAGCTCGGCGCGGAGAAGGACACCGTGCTCGCGGACAGTGTTCAAATAAAGCAAGTTCTGATCAATCTAATACGGAACTCACGCGATGCCATGAACGATTCTGCGAGGCGACAGCTGACCATTTCCACCTCGAACGAAAAGCAGAACTCGATCAGAGTCGATATAGCCGATACCGGCCCGGGTCTGTCGAAGACCATGCAAGGGAAGCTTTTCGAGCCTTTCGCAACGACCAAGGCGAGCGGAATGGGCATCGGCCTGTCGGTGTCTCGCTCGATCATCGAAGCGCATTACGGAAGAATATGGGCCGCGGAAAAGAGCGACTGTGGAGCCGTCTTTAGTTTCGAACTCCCTCTGGTGGAGCCTAACGGGCGATGTCACGTTAACTCGAAGCGGGCGGATTGAAGCCGAGCGAGGCGGTGTTGCACGGAGCTGCGTTGGGACGCCCAAGAGGGATCGCAAAGTCGCCTTGCGTTTCTTGCGCAAGGCGATTGGTCAGCATGGCGCGCCGGCGACGATCACGATCGACAAGAGCGGCGCCAACACTGCGGCGATCGAACGCTACAATGCGGAGCATGAAACGGACATCGAAATCCGCCGCATCAAATATCTCAATAATATCGTCGATCGTAAGCGGTGTTCTGATCCCACCTGTTTTGAGCGAGTTGGGGCGACGATAATCGGAGTGATAGGGGCTCCGACACATGTCGATTTCAGAGCGTAAACATATGTCGGAGCCTGAAGCGGCTTCGACGCGGCGGATCGAGGTCTTCACGGGCGCGGGGCGTCGGAGGACATGGGGCGCGGATCAGAAGGCGGCGATTGTCGCAGAGAGCTTCGCGGAGGGCGCGAGCGTCTGTGAAGTGGCCCGGCGGCACGGTCTGACGCCGCAGCAGCTTTTTACGTGGCGTCGTCAGACGCGCAAAGAGGCCGAGGCTCGCGAGGACGCAGGCGCGCCATTGTTCGTCCCCGCAGTCATGCAAGGACCTGCGCCAGCGCGGCCGGCGAAGCGCAAACGACGCGCCCTGCGCCAGGAAATCGATTCGGCGCCGACGATCGAACTCGAAGTCGATGGCGTCACGGTTCGGGTCGGACGCGGAGCGCAGGCGAAGACCATCACTGCGGTGATCCGGGCGTTGAGAGCCGCCAAATGATCGGTCCGACCGGCGCGGTGCGGGTGATGGTGGCGACGAAGCCCGTCGACTTCCGCAAAGGCGCGGAAGGTCTGGCGGCGTTGGTCCGCGAGACGATGATGGCCGATCCCTTCGACGGCGCGATTTATGTTTTCCGCGCCAAGCGCGCCGACCGCATCAAGCTGATTTTCTGGGACGGCACGGGTGTGTGTCTGTTCGCCAAGCGTCTCGAGGATGGCGAGTTCCGTTGCGGGTATGGCGCAGGCAGTCGAAAAGCTTCCCGAGGATCCGAACGAGCTGAAGGCGATGCTTCTCGCCGAACGCGCGCGCAGCGAGCGCCTCGTTCAGATCATCAAGGAGATGCAACGACACCGCTTCGGGCGGAGCTCTGAGACGCTCCCCGAGGACCAGATGCTGCTCGCGCTCGAAGAGGTCGAGCAGGCAGAGGCTGCCGCGGCGGCGGAAGCGGAAGCCGGCTCTGCGCCGGACCGTGAGAGGGCGGCCAGAAAGCGCCGCACGAACCGTGGCGCCTTGCCAGCGCATCTCCCGCGCATCGAGATCATCGTCGATGTCGACGACAAGTCCTGCCCGTGCTGCAAGGGCGCGCTGCATTCGATCGGCGAAGACGTTTCCGAGCGGCTCGATATTGTGCCGGCGCAGTTCCGTGTTCTGGTGACGCGGCGTCCCAAATACGCCTGCCGCGCCTGCGAGGGCGCCGTCGTGCAGGCGCCGGCCCCGGCGCGGCTGATCGAAGGGGAGCGTGACACCTGTCACGCCGCTGTTTTGGCGCGCCGCTGTCCTTTGCGTGGCGTTCGCTCGCCAATTCCGGCCTCCTGGATCACCAGAGCCGGGTCGCGCGCCAGAATTCTCACCAGCATTCCTGCAGCGCCGGAAGGGGAGCGCTCGCCGCGCTCCCATTTGCGCACGGTTCCCAGCGACGCGCCCGTGACCTTCGCAAATTCTTCCTGCGTCAATCCCGCTTTGAGGCGCGTCTCGGCGATGAAGCTCCGATCGATCTTCAGCTTGTGCGCGCGGGTTCCTGCGCTCGGCTTTCCTTTGGCGTAGGCGAGAGCGTCTTCGAGACCCGAGATCATGCTTTCGAAATCTTTGCCGTCCATCGTCCTATCTCCGGAATTGGGCGCGGATCGCGTCGTGAGCGCCGTCGCCGCTTTGCGCTGTCTGGGATCGAGGTCTGCTTGCACGTTCTTGGCGTAGACCGTGATCAGAAAGCACGGCATGTCGGCGTCGTGAAAAAATGTGATGAGGCGGGCGCCGCCTCGTTTTCCTTTTCCGCCCAGCGGAACGCGGACCTTCCGCATGCCGCCCGTGCCTTGGATCAAATCACCGGCTCGAGGGTCGGCCGCGATCATATCGATGACGGCCGTTCTCTCGGCTTCGCTCATGATCTCCGTCGCGCGCGCCAGATAGGTTTCTGTCTCGACGACGGTGATGAGGGCGGGCGAATTCATAGTCGATGCATACCCCAAAGGGGTAGCCGAATGCAAGGCGCCGGCGGGGCGTGCGGTTCGAAAGTGGGTCCGCCTGGTCACGCCGCTCCCCGGGCGGCGGTCTACTGGTCAGTGCGAAACGACGCCGTGGCCGCCGGGATGGCGGGCCCGAACGAAAACCCGTCCGCCGCTTCGGCGGCGATCGCGGCCGCCGACCTCGGGGTCCGCCCCGCCGTTCTCGAGAGGGCGATGCACGAATATCCGGGCTTCGCCAGCGTCAGTCCACTGATGAACCGCGAAGCCGGTCCAGCGATGAAGCGCGAAAATCCGACGCCTGAATTCGAATTTTGCGGGCTGTCGAGCCATGAAACGCGAACGACATTCGCGATTTCCCGGGCGGCCCCCACCATGTCCGATAAGCGCAGATTATCGGACATCGAATAGACCAGACGAGCGCGGCGGTTATGCCGTGAGTTCGCGTGACAAAGCGCCGCTGCGGGTGACGCTCGGACATGCCCCGATTCGATCCCGCCGAACCGCTCGCTCCCATCGCCGCGCCGCCGCTTCCCGCCCGCAGGCGCCTGGCGCGCGCTCCGCGTCGACGCGGAACCGCCGTCCAGCTCGTTGATAGCCTGCGATTATCCGTCATGGGCGGGGCCGCCGGCGCGCGGCGGCCCCGCGGCCGAGCTCGCCGCCGGCGCGGGGTTGGCGTTGCTCGACCAGATTCAGCGCGCCGCGACGACTTGCGCGTCGGCGTTGCGCTTGCGCGAGGACGAAGCCGCCTCGCGCGACGCCGTGCATCTCGCCGCCGGCGCGGGAGAGACCAGCCCGCGCCGGCGGCCTTCACCGGCTGTCCGTGCCGTCGGCGGCCGGCGTCGCGCTGGCGCGGGAGCTGCCGGCGACACGGCGCGCCGAAGCGGAAATCCTCGCCTGGTGGGTGGCCGATGTGGCGCTCGCCGAGCGCCTGGGATGGGAGCGGCCGCTCGCGCTCGCCGCGACGACGTTCTTGCGCCCGGAGCTGCGCGGCGCTTCGAACCGGGCCCTCGGCCGAGCGAGCCGGAGTTGCCGGACGCGCTGGCCCACGCCGCCGAGTTGGCGCGCCGTTCGGACCGGCTGCGCGCCGTCGCGCCGGAACTGCGCGCCAAAGGCACGGGCCGCGTCGTCGCGCTGCTGCATTCCAACGGCCTGCGTCTGGCCGGATGTTGGGCTCATCTGCGCCGCCGGTTCTGGTCGAGCAGATGAAGCTGCTGTGGGCTGTCGAGGAAGAGGTGCGCAGTCAGCCGCCGCCGGCGCGCCTGGCGGCGCGAAGGGCGACGCCGGGCGACATCGTGCAGGCGTTGTTCGATCTCTGGGAGCGCGAGCTGCCGCGTATCTCCGGCAAATCGAAATTGGCCGAGGCGATCCGCTATTCGCGATATGCTTCGATCCGTTTCGAGCGCTGGTCTCCCCCGCTCGGCGCCGGAGACATCTCGCCCGAGGTCTCGAAGCGCTTGACCCAGCGCACTGCGCTCGGAGTGCTCACCCCGAACCGCGTGGCTGCCGCATTGCGCGACATGCCTTCTTCGACAACAGCCTTCACCACTCGTTCGCGAAGATCATCGGAAAGAGCCATCCCCGCCGCCTCCTTCCGCGGCGGGTAGTTTGAATCAGACGAAGGCCGATTCGGGAATCCCAAAACGATTCATACCGTTCGGAAACCGCTCTAGCCGCTGGTCCAAACCGCGCTCATGAACTAATACCGGGTCTGGACCTTTCCATGGGGCTGGCCGGCTTCCAATCGTGCGGCCTTGTGGCGCGGTCAAGCAGGGCGGGAGGACCTCCAATGGCGTCATTGCCTGATCAATTCTTCACGTGGGCGGCGCTGGGCACTTTAGCAGGTGCTTCCGGCGCGACGTTTATCGTCACGAACACGCTGCGGTCTGCGTTCGATTGGTCGCCGAAATGGTTGGGTCTCGTTGTGGCTCAGGGAATCTGCATCGGCGGAGCCGTGGCGCTGGACAAGCAGGGTTCGGATTACGTCATCGCCGTCTTGAATGGCTGTCTTGTGTATCTTTCCGCAGTGGGTATTTCTAGCACAACCGGCGGTGTCAGTCCGACGGCCGTAGCCCGCGGTGGTGCCATTCGTCCATCAGAGAAACGATTTTTTTCATCCTGGTTCTGACGATACTCCGAGGGGCAAATGGACGTGCGCGCCAACAAGTTTCCTGAGACGATTCAGGTCGCGCTTGTCGGGGTCGGCCAGCCCATCGATGCGGGGTTAGCACCGCTTTCTGCCGTTGAAGGAGAAACGCTACGTCTTAAAGACGTTCTTCTCTCTCCTACCGCCTGCCGCATCTCTGATAACCAGCTTCTGTGTCTAACTGCACCTGAGGAGACGACACGCGAAGGGATAATCTCGGCGCTGCGCAAGTGCTCCTGTAGAGCCGCGGAAGGAGATATTATTTTCTTCTATTTCGCAGGCCATGGCGTCAAATCCAACGGCTCCTTTGCTCTCGTCCCGAGCGATGGGATACTCTCTCGTCCGGAGACCCTCATAACTAGCACCGACCTCGGACTAGCGTTTGCAGGAACATATGCGCGCGGTATACTCATCGTGGCAGATTGCTGCGGCGGATCCGCGATCTATGAAAATGCCCGCGCACTTTTCGGCTACATCGAAAACCGACTAGAGTTCCGCATTCTTTTGAGTTCCTCTAAAGAGGGGGAAAGCTCTTGGGAAATAACTGGCAGAGGATCGCCATTTACTGCGGCACTGATTGAGGCACTGCATGGAAATATGGCAGGTATGGGCGCGCAGGGTGAAATATACTTCACCAGTCTCATGGCCCATGTTGTAGCTCGTGTCGAGGAACTTCTGCAAAGCGAATATGCCGGCCTTCCGCCGCAGCACCCGAGTTTCGACGGCTCCTTCGAAAAGGATCCGCTCCTCTTTGTCAATAGCGACATTGCCATAGGTGGCCTTTTGCTGAAGACGGCGCGCTATTCACCCGAATACGTGCGGCGGCGCGTGTCGAAGGCTGTCGGCACTCTAGCCGCCGCGATCATCATTGTCGTCGTCGGATACTGGACCTGGCTTGATCAGCATTACTTCTTCCGTCTAGATGGCGGTTATGTCACCCTCTATCAGGGTTATCCCAATTTCCCATGGCCGGGAATGCCCCGTCGGCTCTGGCAATTTGGAGTTGACCGCACGCTGCTTTTGCCGGATTCCGCGCTGGCAAACGAGAAAAATCTCGCTTTTGCCAAACTGGATAATGACAACGATATTTTGGAGAAGCTCCGGGGGAGTCTGTCGACAAAAGGGAGGTTCTGGCTCGCGGGTTTATTGGGTCGCGCAGACGAAGCCCGGCAGATTGCCAGAACCGCTCTGGACACCCGCGACTCGACAGTAAATTCTGTCGAGATGTTGAATGCATACGCATACCTGGGAACGCTCAGTGATGAGGACAAGAACAGGTTCGCATCGATCATCAATGACGGTCAAGACCCTTCCCAGGTAGCGATCGCCTTCGCTGCCCTAATCCAATTCGAGCCCGATATCGCGATCAAGGCTCTAAAGGATTCCAAAAATGCTTTTAACCCGAATGTTCTGCTCGGGCTGTCGTCTCTGCAGCCGCCATGCTCCGATACCCTAAGGTCATTCTTATATTACCGCCTCATGAGTAGCGATCAGCCCGACGTCGCCGAATTCGCCATGAGTGGCGCTCTACAGGCGAACTGCCGCTCAGCTGCGATCCCGTTTTTCGTCCGCGCTTCTCGCTCACAGACAAAAACGTTCGGCTATTTCAACCAATTACAATCAGATACTTACAGACGCTTGTTGTCGGCCAGGGTGTTAAGAAGCATCAAGAAGCTGCCGGAGCTTGACTGGAACGACAAGGAGGATGTCAAATGGACTCGAATGGCAATTGAGGAGCTGATGTTCTCTGGCAGCGGACCCTGCGACATTACTCTGATCGATGCCGTGAAGAAAGCTCCACCAAGTTACCAACTCGATGTTTCTGAATATCTCCTCAACAGTTGCTCTGACGTCTACTATGAGATAGTTCCACAGGTTGGCGGGAATGCGGTTGAAATTTTGGTTAAGTCAAGCGAGGATCTGAAGGCGACTGTGTTGTTCGACTTCAACGACGACGATAACCAGCGTGACCGCGTGCTGGATTTCGTGCAGCGTCGCGACAAGATTCACGCAAACGGCTACCTCATTGATGATGTCATCAATGCATATCTGGAAAATTTAGGAAATCGAACGCTGACCAATAACGACGTAGAAAGGGGGACGAATGCGATCAAGTGGGCCGTGCAGCTCAACTACTGGTCCCCTGCGTTGCAGAATCTTCTTTTCCAACCCCAGCAACCGGTTTCCATTCGGAAATGGGTCTTGCTCGCTGCGTTGAGCGCTTCCCCGGAAATGGGAGTAAAGATGCTTCTGCAACGGTTTGATGATTTTGTGATGGATTATGACAACCTAATTAGAATGATCGTCGTTGCCCACCTCCCTTCTGAGCAGATAAAAACAATCCGCTCCTTTTTCCGGCAAAGCGGGGAACACAACCTATACTATGTCGTGATGACGGCTCTTTATGGAGATAGGGACGAAGTTCTCGCTTTGCTCACATCCGTCGATGCAACCGATCGCGGCACTGCATTTGATTTCGTGGCTTTTCGGGACGATTTACCAGCGATCGCCGCCTCGGTGGGCAGCCATCCGCGCGCATTTGATCCCAATATGGCCAACCTTCTCGGAAATCTGAAGGATCAGCAAAAGAATTACGACGCTTGGCTCGCGGGTGTTCCCGACTGGGCGCTCGATTGGCGTATCTACGTCACCTCGCGTCTATATGGTCCCCTCGGGGGGCTGCTACTCAGAAACTACACGGTCTTGAGACAGAGAAAGACGATTGGAATCGAGCGACCATTCAACTCTTGGCTGCTGAAGTTTTCCTGGTAGTCGCCGCCTCAGCACCTTTTTCGGGCGCTATCATAAGCATTACATTGATTGCGACGCAATCATTGTACGCGGCGGCGCAATAATCGGCCAATGAGCGGCGCATGTGCAGCGGCAGGGCGGCGTAAAAGCCGGCCACATTGGAGGCGGACCATTTCCGAAGCGTGATTCGGAAGGGGCGGCCGGGGATGTTTGCGGTGGAGACCTACGCAGCGGTTCGACAATTTGTTTTCATTGAAGGAAGGAGCCGGCGGGAAGCGGCGCGGACATTCGGCCTGAGCTGACGTGCCCCCGAAGTTTCATCCAGCGGCGAGTTGAGTCCCGGCGGTTGATACGCCCGCGGGCGTGGGGTGAGCAACAGGCGATCGGCGGAGCTGGTCGGGGTTGCGCAGCCGATCGCCTGTTGCGGTGAGCGCGGCCGCATAGTCCGCCGGCGTCGCATAGCCGAGGGAAGAGTGCGGGCGCCTGTGGTTATAATCGTGAACCCAAGAGCGAACTTTCTCTCTCGCATGGTCGAGCCCGAAGAACAGCGTCTCGTTGAGCAGCTCGTCCCGCATGCGGCCGTTGAAGCTCTCACAAAAACCGTTCTGCATCGGCTTGCCCGGCATGATGAAGTGCCACTCCACCTTGTTCTCCTCCGACCAGGACAGGACCGCGTTCGAGGTGAACTCGGTCCCATTGTCGGAAGCGATCATGCCGGGCTTGCCGCGCCTTTCGATCAGCGCCGACAGCTCGCGCGCCACCCGCTTGCCGGAGATCGATGTGTCCGGGATCGCCGCCAGGCATTCACGCGTTACGTCGTCGACGATGTTGAGGATGCGGAATCGTTGGCCACTGGCGAGCTGGTCGTGCACGAAGTCGAGAGACCATCGGGCATTCGGCTTCGCCTCGACGACAATCGGCGCCCGTGTTCCCACGGCGCGGCGGCGTGCGCGGCGCTTCCTCACCGTCAGCCCTTCCTCGCGGTAGAGCCGATAGATGCGGTTCTTGCCCGAGAGCTCGCCCCGCTGACGAAGCAAGACGAACAGCCGCCGGTAGCCGAAGCGCCGACGCGCATTGGCGAGATCACGCAGCTCGGCGCGAAGCTCGGCGTCGGCCGGACGCTTCGACGCGTAGCGCGCCGTCTTGCGATCGATCGCGACGATCCGGCAGGCCCGACGTTCCGACAGACCCATGACGGCCCGAAGGTGCGCGACCGCGTCGCGCTTGACGCCGGGCCCTACCATTTTTTTCCCAGAAGCTCACGCATCGCCGCCGCATCGAGCATCTGATCGGCCAAGAGCTTCTTCAGACGCGCGTTTTCCTCCTCCAGCGCCTTCAGTCGCTTGGCCTCGGAAACGTCCATCCCGCCGAATTTGGCCTTCCAATTGTAGAGCGTCGTCTCCGAAATAGCGTATTTGCGCGCGAGGTCCGCCGCCTTCGCGCCGGCTTCCTGCTCCCGCAAAATCCCGATGATCTGCTCTTCCGTGAACCGTTTCTTCTTCATCGTGTCCGTCCTGCAATCGGCCGGACTCTAATCGATGCTGGTGGAATTTTTCAGGGGCACGTCACGCAAAATGCGACCGGCTCGATCTACGCAGGCTCTCACCACGCGCGTTTCAAGGCGGGGTAAAACTCAAGTTCTGACAGAGGGCGAAAAACGAATTCGCCAGATTTTTCACTTCAGATGGCCCTCGAAGGGGTGATACGGGTTCCGGCTGATTGACTCGGCGACGGGGATTCCCGGGGCGAATCGAAGTAGCTAAGCTGTATCGCCATGAATCGCTGGAGGCGGGTCATGGCGACGATAGCTGCGCATTTGAGCGTCGATGCGTTGCGTGAACGGTATGTTTCGAGTTCGAACGCGCGCGAGGCGCGGCATTTCCATGCGATCTGGCTGCTCGCCAAGGGCCACACGCTCGGCGAAGTCGCCGAGATGACATCCTTTGCCCAGCGCTGGATCGAGCAACTCGCGGCGCGCTACAACGCAGAAGGACCGGAGTCTCTCGGCGACTTGCGCCGGCGCAACGGCTCGACGGCGACGGTGTTGAAGCCCGATCTGCTCGCCGAGCTGCGCGTTCGGCTGAACGAGCCCCCCGACGACGGAGGCTTGTGGACGAGCGCGAAAGTCGCGGCTTTTCTCGCGCGCGAATTGGGGCTGGAGAAAGTTGCGGTTCAGCGCGGCTGGGAAGCGCTGAAAGCCTGCGGCATGTCGATCCAGGCTCCACGCCCCAAAAATCCGAAGGTGGCTTCGCCCGAGGAGGCGGCGGCGTTCAAAAAAACCTCGAAGACGCCGTCGCGGAGGAAGCCGCGAAGCATCCAGAGCGATCGGTCGAGGTCTTCGTCAGCGACGAGCACAGGCTCGGCCTGAAACCGGTCACGCGGCGCGTCTGGGCGCCCGTCGGCGAGCGGCCGATCGCGCATGGCCATCATCGCTTCGACTGGCTCTATGTGACCGCCTTCGTCTCGCCGGCGAGCGGCGAGACCTTCTGGTACGTGCACGACGGCGTCTCGAAGCCGTTTTTCGCGGCGCTGCTCGAGACCTTCGCGCGCGAAGCCAAGGCCGGCGTCGATCGCACGATCGTGCTCGTCATCGACAACGCCGGCTGGCACGGCGAGGCTGGTCTGAGCGTGCCGGATGGCGTGCGACTGGTTTTTCTGCCGCCCTATACGCCGGAGCTGCAACCCGCCGAGACCTTATGGGCTCTCGTCGACGAGCCGATCGTCAACAAGCACAT
This genomic interval carries:
- a CDS encoding helix-turn-helix domain-containing protein — encoded protein: MALSDDLRERVVKAVVEEGMSRNAAATRFGVSTPSAVRWVKRFETSGEMSPAPSGGDQRSKRIEAYRE
- a CDS encoding IS3 family transposase (programmed frameshift), with product MKKKRFTEEQIIGILREQEAGAKAADLARKYAISETTLYNWKAKFGGMDVSEAKRLKALEEENARLKKLLADQMLDAAAMRELLGKKMVGPGVKRDAVAHLRAVMGLSERRACRIVAIDRKTARYASKRPADAELRAELRDLANARRRFGYRRLFVLLRQRGELSGKNRIYRLYREEGLTVRKRRARRRAVGTRAPIVVEAKPNARWSLDFVHDQLASGQRFRILNIVDDVTRECLAAIPDTSISGKRVARELSALIERRGKPGMIASDNGTEFTSNAVLSWSEENKVEWHFIMPGKPMQNGFCESFNGRMRDELLNETLFFGLDHAREKVRSWVHDYNHRRPHSSLGYATPADYAAALTATGDRLRNPDQLRRSPVAHPTPAGVSTAGTQLAAG
- a CDS encoding IS630 family transposase, coding for MRHVDPGSTPQKSEGGFARGGGGVQKNLEDAVAEEAAKHPERSVEVFVSDEHRLGLKPVTRRVWAPVGERPIAHGHHRFDWLYVTAFVSPASGETFWYVHDGVSKPFFAALLETFAREAKAGVDRTIVLVIDNAGWHGEAGLSVPDGVRLVFLPPYTPELQPAETLWALVDEPIVNKHIGTIEELDAIIGERCAALASERDIIKSRAGFHWWPKIAKPK
- the tnpA gene encoding IS66-like element accessory protein TnpA; its protein translation is MSEPEAASTRRIEVFTGAGRRRTWGADQKAAIVAESFAEGASVCEVARRHGLTPQQLFTWRRQTRKEAEAREDAGAPLFVPAVMQGPAPARPAKRKRRALRQEIDSAPTIELEVDGVTVRVGRGAQAKTITAVIRALRAAK
- a CDS encoding sensor histidine kinase yields the protein MDTEKRSEKRFGSSLSPSLNRRLDALMELLASLYSAPASRRSLIGFVVAICGVFWRYAATDVLGERVLYATFYPVVTIAALFGGLVSGSSAALAAALMAHLWFGPLSAPGDWLGLGIFLTSCVMISCAAEMLHRTWKRMSEAELRQSQAERLYLMRQERLTAMGGMAAALAHELNQPLAATAIYLKAAKRLAILPENRRSASVADTLDLATEQIMRAGQIISHMRQFADFGESDKTICSLNRLVDEALDLSSEALKEANVAVTLELGAEKDTVLADSVQIKQVLINLIRNSRDAMNDSARRQLTISTSNEKQNSIRVDIADTGPGLSKTMQGKLFEPFATTKASGMGIGLSVSRSIIEAHYGRIWAAEKSDCGAVFSFELPLVEPNGRCHVNSKRAD
- a CDS encoding caspase family protein, with amino-acid sequence MDVRANKFPETIQVALVGVGQPIDAGLAPLSAVEGETLRLKDVLLSPTACRISDNQLLCLTAPEETTREGIISALRKCSCRAAEGDIIFFYFAGHGVKSNGSFALVPSDGILSRPETLITSTDLGLAFAGTYARGILIVADCCGGSAIYENARALFGYIENRLEFRILLSSSKEGESSWEITGRGSPFTAALIEALHGNMAGMGAQGEIYFTSLMAHVVARVEELLQSEYAGLPPQHPSFDGSFEKDPLLFVNSDIAIGGLLLKTARYSPEYVRRRVSKAVGTLAAAIIIVVVGYWTWLDQHYFFRLDGGYVTLYQGYPNFPWPGMPRRLWQFGVDRTLLLPDSALANEKNLAFAKLDNDNDILEKLRGSLSTKGRFWLAGLLGRADEARQIARTALDTRDSTVNSVEMLNAYAYLGTLSDEDKNRFASIINDGQDPSQVAIAFAALIQFEPDIAIKALKDSKNAFNPNVLLGLSSLQPPCSDTLRSFLYYRLMSSDQPDVAEFAMSGALQANCRSAAIPFFVRASRSQTKTFGYFNQLQSDTYRRLLSARVLRSIKKLPELDWNDKEDVKWTRMAIEELMFSGSGPCDITLIDAVKKAPPSYQLDVSEYLLNSCSDVYYEIVPQVGGNAVEILVKSSEDLKATVLFDFNDDDNQRDRVLDFVQRRDKIHANGYLIDDVINAYLENLGNRTLTNNDVERGTNAIKWAVQLNYWSPALQNLLFQPQQPVSIRKWVLLAALSASPEMGVKMLLQRFDDFVMDYDNLIRMIVVAHLPSEQIKTIRSFFRQSGEHNLYYVVMTALYGDRDEVLALLTSVDATDRGTAFDFVAFRDDLPAIAASVGSHPRAFDPNMANLLGNLKDQQKNYDAWLAGVPDWALDWRIYVTSRLYGPLGGLLLRNYTVLRQRKTIGIERPFNSWLLKFSW
- a CDS encoding helix-turn-helix domain-containing protein, with protein sequence MNSPALITVVETETYLARATEIMSEAERTAVIDMIAADPRAGDLIQGTGGMRKVRVPLGGKGKRGGARLITFFHDADMPCFLITVYAKNVQADLDPRQRKAATALTTRSAPNSGDRTMDGKDFESMISGLEDALAYAKGKPSAGTRAHKLKIDRSFIAETRLKAGLTQEEFAKVTGASLGTVRKWERGERSPSGAAGMLVRILARDPALVIQEAGIGERTPRKGQRRAKTAA
- a CDS encoding DUF1403 family protein encodes the protein MPDALAHAAELARRSDRLRAVAPELRAKGTGRVVALLHSNGLRLAGCWAHLRRRFWSSR
- the tnpB gene encoding IS66 family insertion sequence element accessory protein TnpB (TnpB, as the term is used for proteins encoded by IS66 family insertion elements, is considered an accessory protein, since TnpC, encoded by a neighboring gene, is a DDE family transposase.), which encodes MIGPTGAVRVMVATKPVDFRKGAEGLAALVRETMMADPFDGAIYVFRAKRADRIKLIFWDGTGVCLFAKRLEDGEFRCGYGAGSRKASRGSERAEGDASRRTRAQRAPRSDHQGDATTPLRAEL
- a CDS encoding DDE-type integrase/transposase/recombinase, yielding MEPSLVSNSLWWSLTGDVTLTRSGRIEAERGGVARSCVGTPKRDRKVALRFLRKAIGQHGAPATITIDKSGANTAAIERYNAEHETDIEIRRIKYLNNIVDRKRCSDPTCFERVGATIIGVIGAPTHVDFRA